A stretch of Neisseria subflava DNA encodes these proteins:
- the hpf gene encoding ribosome hibernation-promoting factor, HPF/YfiA family produces MNLKITGLNFDVTEAIKNYVSDKLARINRHADNIISVTITLSVEKVNQKAEADAHLAGKDLHVEAIEQDMYAAIDVLMDKLDRAVLKHKEKSGDVRSTVKPAAE; encoded by the coding sequence ATGAATCTGAAAATCACCGGTCTGAATTTTGATGTTACCGAAGCCATCAAAAACTATGTTTCCGACAAGTTGGCACGAATCAATCGCCACGCCGACAACATCATCTCCGTGACCATTACACTCTCGGTGGAAAAAGTCAATCAAAAAGCCGAAGCCGATGCGCATCTGGCAGGCAAAGATTTGCACGTTGAAGCAATCGAACAGGATATGTACGCAGCGATTGATGTTTTGATGGATAAGCTCGACCGCGCTGTTTTGAAACATAAAGAAAAAAGCGGTGATGTCCGCAGTACTGTCAAACCTGCTGCCGAATAA